Part of the Perca fluviatilis chromosome 22, GENO_Pfluv_1.0, whole genome shotgun sequence genome, acaaacaaattgtaAAGTGGGAAGGTGATTATTCACGATGaggtgtgtggtgtttgtgtattttaccCAGTGTCCTCAGGCACATCCTGATCAGCCTCTGCAGCAGACGACTCCACATCTGCATCTGTACTGCTCTCACTGCCCTGAGCTGACAGATCACACACAGACTCCGGGCTCACACACTCACCActgggacacacagacacacacacagacttataCTTCATATCATTTAACTGCTATTTTAGAATTTGTGTGTGGACCCCAGTTACTACTGTCCTTGGTCTATCCATGTGTAATTTGTAGTTTGTAATCAGTTAACCcctatatattgtatttattagggctgctcgattatggaaaaaaacaattatttatttatttattatttcggtcaatattgaaatggcAATAATttgacacgattactcattaacttctggaaagatgttgccattattgaacttaaaaaccagtggaaaaagttgaataaataaacacatctgtgaaatttgccttaatacttttcctatttaaaactttattttttaattcagaacacaagagaaaataagagtttacttgcaaaacgttaaataaataaaacgagttaaataatagtttttctcaaggattctgtttttgtgatcgttgggagccaaaatcataatcacgactaaattttgattaattgcactgCCCTAgtacttatgtgtgtgtgtttatgtctacTGACTTGATATGCTTCTCCAGTAGCAGGATGGCTTGCTCCCTCTCCTCCAGCCTCCTCTTTAGGGAGGCAATCTCCTTCTGCTTCTCTAGCAGCTCCTTCTGGAGACGGTAATTGCTCTCCTCCAAAGTCTCACAGAACGCCTGGAGGTAGTCAGtgacagaggggaaaaaaaaaaaaaaaaaaaaaaaataagagcatAAAATATGTGCcgacagtgtaaaaaaaaaaaaaataaaataaaaaggttgagGGTGGGGGGCTTGAGGTGTCTGCCTGAAAACATGTCTATGTCAAATCAAGTAGACTATTTTACAAGCGCTGATGTAGGGGACAAGTGAGACATGTTTATTGCCTGCTGTAATGCAAGTGAGCCCCTGCCCTCAACACCGAGCTACTTCATATCTTGTAAAAATGTCAGGCTGGgtatcattttaaaagcttaAATACAGTGCCCATATGGTATCTGTGGTTTGGCAGTGACTTGAAAACTACTACTTCATACCAACACTTCGATACTTCATACAATACTTTATAATTcttaaagtacacacacacgcacacaatgtattttacattttcatttctcTTTCCGTCTTCTGTAATATAAATTCAAAAATTGTGGGGCCTTTTGTGGCCCTGATTcagcaacaaaaataaatataataataataataatataataataaatatccCTCTAAGAGACTACAGAATAATGTAGTGTGAAAtgtaggggtgcaccgatccgatattaagATTGGATATCGGctccgatattgacaaaatagctggatcggggattggaaaaattaacagatccacgggccagtttgtttttttcccccctgctTCGCAGCACCGGGAgccctgttaactgcgtacccttctcactctctttaaaaggataaaacaccatagcacagaacaatttgtgacttaaacagtttctaacactaataattttacatttacaaatgtagctacaccgcCGAACGGCATGttgggtaacattatagctgctagctagccaggtagcataacagtctgttaagctgggagaggctctGGTCActactgcacattcaagaacagagaagaaagttagaggatgaagaaagaccgtaaatacaccagaacaactatgctcaagagaggagccaTCTGTTGTTGCGAggttttttgtttctaaaaatatcggacataatttagccactgttgttgcccgtcgctctaTCGTTACTCGGTCTCGCTAACGTTACCGTGCTAATGTGAAAGACTcgtcacttcaagcatgcagtggagcaacattatgaacgcaatccaccTACGGTCCCGCTACAGACCATTGAGAAAGATGGGTTaagagcatagactgtatattgtctatggttcagagcaatgattaaaacactggatttaaaatgcCTTGCCTAGctgcagagctgtatagtaacgaagtagaactacttcactactctacttaagtactaaaaggctgtatctgtaccctactggagtattatttttttctcctacttccactttactttacttgagtacgtattttcgatgagtttaatacttttactccgatacattttttatgtgctgcatcgttattCGTTACTGTTTTGAATTCCTCACACTACGGAGAcagtgtaggttacagtgtgtgtagttatggctacgttagttacgtacgctaATTACTTAATTCAATCCCCGAGATtgcgtcgtgtttcttttcattacagttgcccgttcagaagtcagagacgatgtaagtttgtattgttgcagcagattaaactattcctgagttgtttcagtctgcaatgagtactgaatgttaaccctttgaccctgtgatgtgaaacTGCTAGTTTATCtatattttgctagcttgctaactttcctgttcatcacacgttactagctagtgtgtgatacgttttttggggctgtaatcgttactgtgctggagaggatgttaattttacttgcacagtgtgataattgtacattttattgtcgtctgcctcgctgaaatacgtccaCCAACCTACTAACATTATTCAtacagcgaaggaggctgacagcggagctacgtTCAGTCGCCCACTACAACCTCActacaacctaacttacctgtggccaaggcagtgtttatacaactagcttacaactgttttggtttgaaagagaaacaatgttaaagttgtttgtatgtgtattcattcgatttgagtttattttactactttccagaaaaaaaaaatagtttagatTCTGTAACTATTTCATGCATTCTCCTTCATATACGTTATTATATAATGttgtggagccaagcaaaccctttagtaatcaaagcttttagtaaacatgacgacattaaaatgtttttgtgatattctatgtactagttactgtcattctatgacagtagaataagccattataaacctatataaaggcccattattgttatttatttaaatttattttaagaagtttgattacattatattttcgatttgaatgcacaattgctttttaaataacaaataaataagaattcaatacattacatctatgttattttgtcttagttaggagagtaatgtttagttaggaaggtctggtgcctttagtctcttccacatggtggaaggaaggtataaggtggaaaaggtatacagtttattattaattcaacaacAGTATCAGATCGGTATCGgatatcgacagatacacaaagccctggcatcggtatcgggactgaaaaagtcggatcggtgcatccctaatgaaATTCCTGCCATGGACCAAACTTGGTCAGTTGTCAAAGCTACTGTATTAATGTTCAATACCTGGGCCTACTAAAATGACAAGAATCCTTCTTAAAATGGCATGGATAGCAGCATTAACACACATTCAGTACATGAGCACACATATTTTCATGTATATGCACACTTACTCTGCTCTCCTCCAGACTATCAAAAGGCCCAGGGGGGTCATCCAGACACAGAAACTCTCTCACTGCCAGGCTGTCAAGGAGAACAAATGGTgtaacatgaatgtgtgtgtttgtgtttttaacagACCAGTGTGCTCAGTAACACaaaaagtacttaaataaaaagttGGAATTATCAATGATCATGTGACCATTTTGCAAAGCACCTAGTTTACACAAAAAGGCTGAATAATTCAATTTAAACGCTGCATAATCATGTCACATACCAGTTGGCAATGTCCTTGTGTGCAACAAGGTTTTGCAAAAAGGCCTGGAGTCCCAACTGTCTGTCCTCCAGGAAGTCGGTGTCATAGTTGTCTTTGAACCACCGCTTAGGAGGCAGCGAGAGGCGGAAGCCTGGGAACATCTCCTTCAgctagaacacacacaaacacagacagagtaTGGAAGGAGTATCACAAGATCTCTCTTATACAGTTACAACAGTTCCGCAGACATAAAGCAAAGACAAAATTgggaaagacaagaaaaaataaaacaagtctGCAGTCATCTATTCTGTATCCCTTACCTACTTGCttaccttattttttttttacatttgatacAAGCTTTAATTTTAAGGTCgcaatttcattattttttcccattaaaatatgatcatatatttaaaatgacaCATCAGCTCACTTTGGCTAAGACAAGATTCTAGTTTCACGTTTCAAGACTTTATTGTCAAATGCACAACAAATACAAAGTCATTGGCAATAAAATATTAGTTTGCAGGCTCCCTTTCAACAACACTCATAGAAATATGTATAAAAAGAGACAATCATACAAATAGGAACTTAACACATAAATTAGTGGATAAGTTAAAATATAGGGGTAAAATATAATAAACTTCTACTGTTACTTTAACAGGAAACTCAGTTTCGCATATTGCATATTGTGTACTGGTATACTTAGTGTTGTGTAAGACAAGCAGCACTGTGCCGGTGCCATTATGCTGTCAAGCATACTGCAGATCAGTGGAGAAAAAAGCCAATTGCAGGAAATAATATCAGCTTGCCAAATATTTTGTTGGTTCTTTAACCCTTTATCTCTGAACTCCAGCTGCCACTCAGTTTGTCTTTGCCACTGTCTTTCCCCCCATTTAATACATGAGCATAGACAGTTTACgcaacagaaaataagaaacagAACACGGTGTTTCAGTGTCCAACACAGAAGGAGAAACGATCACATCATTAcaccaaaatattaaaaaaagtatttgtgtaGCAACAAGCGCCAATGCCTctggagtagggctgggtatcgttcaaaatctttcgatccggtgccaatttcgataccggttcctaacgatacttttttcgataccatatgttttaaaatccatttcaacatcaacaaaaatccaTTAAACACAAATCTTTTATTTTCCAACTTAATTGTGaccagggcagagaaaccaccgttgtgcatGCTTGCCTAGAGCttagaggaagtgtaacgtcaacagcaccacgaccgctttcggctcacTATTAAtttcatatcgcagcaaacgctgtctgcgtgaagttttgacaaactgtaaccacacttgaaacccctttatcggcattgctgtgactcactgtgacttcaacaaaactacagAGCCGACGACGTAGTTTACTTGGTCCGCGCCTCTccgtgtaggtgtgtgtgtcggtcggagctctgctctctgtcagtatgcagagaggacagaagtAAATTACATTTGTACGGCATTCTCTCCTCACGAACGGTTCCCACAGTCGTGGGAGCATGCCAAACCAGACAACTTCTGAAACTACTGCCATAGGTGTAATGTTTGATGTGAAAACTCAAAGTACAATTATAAATAAACTCAAAACTACATGACGAGACACTGGTCTTTAATAAGAACTAGGGCTGTCCATTTACTGTGTACTGTAGGTGGTACTTTTAGTTAAATTGTTGTGTGCATTTCAAGAGGAATGACTTGAAAGGTgaagtaggtaagccttataaaactaactttctgtcttatttgctgaaactgaccctatgatccagtagaactacataaagcaggtaatacattttcttttttttcttttctttttttaaacggctcctctggcaccacctacagcctgtagtgagaTTTACAAAAacccacagctccctgttcagctGCACCAATCACCGGATACTGTATTgatagtaggggtgggggaaaaatcgatacagcatagtatcgcaatattttccgtggcaatactgtatcgatacacagacgccaagtatcaatctattattatatacgtgttggtcagtttgtctgcttgacaatcccattttgcagcataaacattgaagtgagatgaacaaacggagaaatgtatctttttagataaaacagatgttgacaaagttttggggacatcatttgaaattgggaaaaatcttCACAATATTGCAGAACATTTCAATACGtattgtgaggcctctggtgattcccacccctaattgATAACAGGCACTGATGTCGGCAGTTTGCTCAGAAGGAAGCGggttcagggctccagactaactttttgccttggtcgcactggtgcgcctaacttttttttttatttaggtgcaccagcacaaaatttaggtgcacccaaatttttccttgtGTCGCCTTTAACGCCACAATTTCAAGGTCACCTTTTTAATCACACTccatatacattcatatatatattatgtcaattagtttaaacaagaataaggagttggtaaatttttttttattgcaaaagaaaatgcaaccatttgacattcaaattaaataacattagccaatcagaacgactagatatgtaacattcaaactataattaggtattatcaaaaggcctgctgcatgtCCCTGGTGTGAACCTTAGCACCTTCataagatgactataatttgaatgtccttttttgtttgtgacgTGACCTTGGGTGGCATGAAaggcgctttaaataaaatgtattattattattattacaatacaaacactaacagtagccaatcagaaacagctagcaatttaacattcaaatctatttttcattcaaatctaaatctATAAACGAATCCAACGGAAAAtaagctggcacttatcaaggggtaaaagGAGAAggattacagacagacagacagacagacagacacacgtattttggtgatgacaaacgacttgaagaacgacacctactgccgaatttaaataattttacaacctttgaaagttagtgagagccgttttttgatgcttagaagagtctaggttagaagagtctaggttagaagagtctaggtttggaGAAACGCACCCCCATATCGCGgtgtgttttgtggaggtgtgagagtcccgtacagtaaacagtgacatgaATGCCTGTATCACTTccataagaaagttttaaaaccccaaacacaagctctgaactgGCCGGGAGTTTGTGAACCAGCTAAATGTTTGcgaaacaacaaagcacagtcgatgTCTCTCgcacgtctcttttctttctctctttctccgtgaaatgaagctgccttcaggaGCATTAGGAAATGTTGTgttctataaacgatctgacgaaaaactgttactgtgaaatataaagtctacttgtgctacattgggggggggggggttaaagaatacAACACTACGTCACggcgattgcttttttttttcctttcttttttttttttaatctgaacgcagcttcacgtagtaggctaggctacagagctcatttaagattACCTCTGACatcccgtttccatgaaggcagcatgGAGCTGCGCCAAACTAAGCTGACAGAAGCTCAGAAGAGTTATGATACACTGATACACCGTCTCATCCagtcgcagtgctgtaaacttccagcttttaatgttgtagACCACTGATTTTtttagtagtttaagtgtaaacatgtattgttattgtgaatctttggtttaaactagctttcaaacaaacgccccccaagggcacctcaatgcccccctttccaaaatattgcttccaacgccccctggggggcggtaccgcccccgttgagaaacactggtctaaACTATATATCGCCCACCTCTAACGGGTCCAGCAGGGGTCGAATGCGGGTCAGCGGTGTTACACatgtcttgtgtaggctatgaaatgtctgtatcgtccctggctgcgctgcatttttatgaactatgataatgtggccatgggtcagatctctcgcccaggtccagcaggctccgtcttacacgctattactcaaccaactgaagttagttccattcaataacttctaatgtgtttttcgccttGGCGGTcgcaataacagagagttaccagcggaaacgctggtaccaatacaggtttccctctcatatttaacaatatacagctgtgttaataacaattaaaactgtagacaaatgtcagcatgtggactggcggcgctgtgtctctccatgagcCGCTTTCcgatgttgcaggtgagccggcccatgtgtgagtgaatgggggcggggctgcgcggaggagagatccaaacacaggcacggctttacagaaggagtgggtcatgtaacgcaacattaaacatatcgatataaacgacatcgctttgttcgtggagaggcagcggatgtgaggacgttaggtgcaccggtgcaacctaggaaaaatcttagtcgcacccttacaaattttggtcacaTTTGcaaccaaattggtcgcactgtAGAGCCCTGGGGTTGGTATGCATAAACTTGCACACATACTGTGTTCACACTGGGAACCCTGGGCCATGTGCATAAACAGAGTAAAGCAATGTTGGGTGAGGTCCAGAATACTATGCCAGATATCTATTATTACATGTCCACAcccccctctctgtcctctctcttcttGTTGAATGTAGGGTGTTCCCATCTTTTGTGTTACATTCTTCTTGCCTGGGGTTACTGTGTCTATATTAATAAATTGTGAATTTCAGTAGTAGGTTTAATCAATATTTTGCGGGCCTACAAAGACAagctttgtttctttgttgcaGCTTTTTAACCATCATCTTTTAATTAAACTGGTCTTaatatttttcccttttttaatcTGTGACCGAACTGTCCTTCCCGGAACCATGAGACCGGTTTCCCCTAGTTGGCTAGGGCATGTCGGCTATTTGGGAACAGAAGGCTTCTTTGTGTAGCTCTAATCACTTCCACAGTGCactcaaaaacaaaagaaatcatGCTGAAAGCAATACTTTGATGGTCAAAAACACTGTCTGCAAACAGATGATCACAAAAATAAAGCTTCAGATAGGGCTGAGATTTGGTACTGCACGTACTTTTCATTCAAaacatgcatacacaaacataaTATGTACataacacacccaaacacacctTGTCGTTGAGTCTGGAGAAGTCTGTGTACCTTCTAAAAACAACCCAGTTCTCATCTGGAGTCTTCCTGACCAGGACCTTAAATACCTGCAGCagagacaaaacacacaaaggTGATCTTAAAGCCTTGTTTACGACTCCAAAAGTATAGAGTTGTTGCCTTTTGCTAGCGCTTGAAGATGATTTGTATGCAATTAACACACATCCGTGTGCTGAGTAAATGTTGACAGTAGAATTGTAATCTCCAGTATGCATCATAATGTTTGCTTGTCCTTAGTGAGCATGTTGGTCCCTTTTGTTAAAGTGTTGTCCTGTCACTGTAACTGTAGGAAAACTGATAAAGAGGATCACATGGAGCCAACCTACATCTCAATATAGGCTGAATAACGTAGCTTAACTTTAATCAGCGCACTTTGCTAGAAAGTTTGCCACAGATAAACAAGTTCAAAAAGGTTATTATGATAAGTAGGAATGGAAACAGTTAATCGACTATCGATTAATTGTCGATAAGAATTTACtcgattaaattaaattaattgtcGGCTAATTGAACATTGCAATCTAAGACCGTTTTACACAGGACGTAGGCCTAATTGAACGTGACACGAGATTCTCACGGGCGGCGAGAGACCAGACCAGAGTGTGGGAGCAtttcaaattaattaataatgacaaAGACGCCCAATATAAACTCTGCGGTACTACGTTTAAGTTCAGCAGCTCTACAGGTTCGCTAAGATACCATCAGCCATGTTACAGGGGAGGAAGTCTGTCGCCTTCAAAACCTACAATTGCTGCTGTGGTGGGAAGGCGAGTATGTGACCACAGGAAAGCGGAGGGCATTACTCAGAGGATTTGCGGCATAATCGAAAAAGatatgatgcaaattagcggtGAGGGATTTCGGGAGTTATTACACTACATGGAGCCAGGATATAATATCCCTTCTCGAGCGACCATTCCCACTTGGAAGCACGCTACAAAAACAAGAAGGCTGAGCTAAAAACACAGTTAGCCGCGGCTAATGTGGCTCTGACGACGGATTGTTGGACGGCGCTGACAACAGAGAGCTACATAACAATCACTTGCCACTACATTGGAAACGACTGGCAGGTAAAGTCAGCAGTGCTTCTCACGGAGAGCCTGTCAGAGAGACATACAGCTGATAATTTAGCTGACAAACTCAACCAGGCTGTGGAGTCATGGGGACTCACCTGCTGCTGGTGTCAACCGAGTAATTGCAGCTGCTGGCAGGTTGGTCAAACACTTCAACCACAGCACACCAGCAACGAAAGCGCTagaagcaaaacaaaaacaaatgcagcTACCAGCTCATCGGCTCATTCAGTCCTGTAAAACCAGGTGGAACTCTGTACATACAATGTTTGGCAGACTCATAGAACAGCGACgcaatgtttttgtttcaggAGAGGTAGCCTATATCTTCATTTGACTGTTCTAAGGGACACCCTCTAATTGTACTGTCTTCCTCAGGGATGATTTAAGTTGTGTTCAGTTCTATATTTTAAGTTTTCAGAGCTAGTAATCTTACTGTTACCTTTCTCAGACCAAGGGGGATTGTAAGTGTTGCTGCTAATGTTTCCAGATAGTTTACCAGATTATTATATGTAGGGTTAATATAGTGTAGGCTAAGCCTACCCATATTGATTAGAtttctatttaaaatgtattttatgttgCTTAATGTTTCACATGCAACAGGTGAGCCAgtgcacaatttttttttgtgtattttaattttctgtgcagaatttattttgttaaactaCATAAATGCCATTATCTGTACCGTATCCCAACTGGTACAATAAAACATCAACTGAGCAATATAACATGCATTTTTATTCAGTATATAAGCAATATTTAGCTTTTTATGTTAAAGACACTATTGATACCGTGAGAAATTGACATTCTCAGGAAAAAAGCCGCTCATCagttaatcgatcgataaagtcaATCAACTAATGATTAATGAATTAATCGATAACTTGCATCCCTAATGATAagcctagtctcgctttgccagaccatcctccaaaGTGCGCTGGatgagagtctggctactccagaTAGCATTCGGGATGGttggaaaatgtgctctggcaggaaaacgtgctctggtttattggcatttctttaaaccaatcacaatcgtcttgggcggtgctaagcaccggagaaaagccgtggtgccgctgcaaaataggctcggaaggaacttgttttggtggaacatgtgtacgtttagaagttgttttagtcgtgcaacagaaaactcagattggacagatagtctagctagctgtctggatttaccctgcagagatctgagaaaaggttaaccatagtttaaaatgccaacacaaaaggaagcccaaggcaacgggtATCCAACCTAAATGAGTGAAGTCCGGcaaacgtcaaggatatagactaggataAGCCTATTTTCTGGTTTCATACCGTGAACTTGGCTCTCTCCTCCATGACTTCGTACCCCAGCACAGTG contains:
- the snx16 gene encoding sorting nexin-16 isoform X3 translates to MASPFVPVPVPMDRALSGGSSKLRRPQRASSLGSVSSFSTGQDHGRGCGGLGTQRQSRCVDRGSRSRTPPPPQSPVTRARVNGTLEPSIEYSSCPRSISDPAGSQQGEERPITPTVLGYEVMEERAKFTVFKVLVRKTPDENWVVFRRYTDFSRLNDKLKEMFPGFRLSLPPKRWFKDNYDTDFLEDRQLGLQAFLQNLVAHKDIANCLAVREFLCLDDPPGPFDSLEESRAFCETLEESNYRLQKELLEKQKEIASLKRRLEEREQAILLLEKHINGECVSPESVCDLSAQGSESSTDADVESSAAEADQDVPEDTG
- the snx16 gene encoding sorting nexin-16 isoform X2 translates to MASPFVPVPVPMDRALSGGSSKLRRPQRASSLGSVSSFSTGQDHGRGCGGLGTQRQSRCVDRGSRSRTPPPPQSPVTRARVNGTLEPSIEYSSCPRSISDPAGSQQGEERPITPTVLGYEVMEERAKFTVFKVLVRKTPDENWVVFRRYTDFSRLNDKLKEMFPGFRLSLPPKRWFKDNYDTDFLEDRQLGLQAFLQNLVAHKDIANCLAVREFLCLDDPPGPFDSLEESRAFCETLEESNYRLQKELLEKQKEIASLKRRLEEREQAILLLEKHINGECVSPESVCDLSAQGSESSTDADVESSAAEADQDVPEDTGSAAPN
- the snx16 gene encoding sorting nexin-16 isoform X1, encoding MASPFVPVPVPMDRALSGGSSKLRRPQRASSLGSVSSFSTGQDHGRGCGGLGTQRQSRCVDRGSRSRTPPPPQSPVTRARVNGTLEPSIEYSSCPRSISDPAGSQQGEERPITPTVLGYEVMEERAKFTVFKVLVRKTPDENWVVFRRYTDFSRLNDKLKEMFPGFRLSLPPKRWFKDNYDTDFLEDRQLGLQAFLQNLVAHKDIANCLAVREFLCLDDPPGPFDSLEESRAFCETLEESNYRLQKELLEKQKEIASLKRRLEEREQAILLLEKHINGECVSPESVCDLSAQGSESSTDADVESSAAEADQDVPEDTGGRCEVQPVRSSACWCGPSLSRSPPLIQVTQLYHQKLDQ